In Verrucomicrobiota bacterium, the genomic stretch CGAAGAGATTCGCCAGGGGAACATCCACGCCGTCGCGAACGAGCCGCCGGACGCTCGCGGCGTAATCCTGTTTCCATTGCGGATCGATGGGCAGCGGCACTTCGGCCGGCCATCCGGGAACGGCGCTCGCCGGCAGCAGAATTGTGTAGCCGAGCGCTTCGTAACCGCGGCAGCGCCTGTCAAACATTCGTGCGAGCATGGGAACGTCGAGGTCCGCGTAATCATAGACGCGCACCGCGCTTTTGCCTTCGTGGAGCCGGTGCAACCGGCCGACATATTGCGCAATGGTGCCTCGCCAGGAAACCGGCAAAGCCAGGAACAGCGTGTCCAGTCGCGGGTCGTCGAATCCTTCGCCAATGAATTTGCCGGTGGCGACAATCACGCGGGGACCACCGTTCGGCCGCTGCGCGAGCCGTTCGAGCGCGCTTTGAAGCTCCGGCCGGCCCATGCCGCCTTGCAATGTGATTACGTTTGGGATCTCGCGAGACAGCCGCTCCGCCAATAATTGCAAATGCTCCGTGCGCTCCGTGAGCACCAACGGCGAACGGCCTTCGCGGACGACGTTCCGCACATCGGCACAGATCATCTGGTTGCGCGATTCGTCTTTGCGGAGCGCTTCGTAGAGATTGTGAAAATCAGCGCACGGATCGTGTGCAGGTGGAGTTGGCGCACGAAATCCGGTTGGCCGGACAAACACGTGATGTGTGAAAGGCCGCGTGACGGCTTGCTGTCTGGCATCGACACGATGCCGCACCGGGCCGCATTGCATGAAAATGATCGGATGATGCCCGTCTTTGCGGGTGACGGTCGCAGACAGGCCGGTAACAAATTTCGCCTTGGCCCGGCGCGCGACCAATTCAAAACTCCGCGCCGAGAGATGATGGCATTCGTCCACGATCAAGTGGCCGTAAGCTCCGACGCGATCGTCCACTTCGCCTTTGCGGACGAGGCTTTGCATCAACGCCACATCTAACGCGCCGGTGAGTTTCTTCCGCCCGCCGCCCAACCGTCCGATTGCTTTCGGCGGAACACCCAGAAAGGAAGACATCCGTTCGATCCATTGTTCGAGGAGTTGCTGGCGGTGCACAAGCACGAGCGTGTTCACTCCACGTCGCGCAATCAGCCAGGCCGCGAGCACGGTTTTGCCGAAGGCCGTGGTTGCGGCCAGCACGCCCGTGTCGTGCGCCCGCATCGCCTCTGCTGCGGCTTGCTGGTCGGGCCGCAACGTGCCCTGGAACGAAACCTTGAGCGGGGCGCCCGCGCAGCGTTCGTCGCGCAGGACAGCCTTGATCTTGAGCGAGCGGAGCAGTTGCTCAATCTCCTCCAGACATCCGCGCGGCAAGGCGAAATGTTTCGGATGGTCTTCGGCGCAATGGACAATTCTGGGCTTGTAGTACGTCGGCAGACGCATCGCTTGCGCACGGTAGAATTCCGGATTCTGAAACGCCGCCAAACGAAGCAACCGATTCCGAAGTCCGGGCGGCAAACTTTCCTTGGCGATGTAGATCTGATCCGCAAGAACCAATTCGAGAGATTCCGGCAATGGTCCTGCGAGGGGCGGTTCCTGGCGTCGCCGCGAAGGCGGAGCCGTCCAAGGGTCATCGTGGTCTTCGTCTGCCACGGCCTTGCGCACGCCAAGGATTCGGCCCTGGGATTCGGCTTCGCGCACGAGCGCTTCAACTCGGCTTCGGGCAAGTTTTGGCAAGGACGCGAGAAATGCCCACTGATCCGGATGCGGCTGGAATTGCTCGTCGAGAAAGACGGAGTTTCCGCGCTCTCGGGGCTGCCTTTGCAGCGGCAAGGCGATCAGATTCCCGAACCCGCCTTTGGGGAGCGTGTCTTGGTTGGGAAAAAGCCGGTCGTAAGACGCGAGCCCGATTTCAGGCCGATTCTCCATCGTCTCGGTGAGGACATGCGAACCGAGCTTCCGCGCGAGGCTGGCCGGAATCGCTTCCTCAAAGAAAAACCAGATATGAGCGCCATTGCCGGATCGCGAGCGCTCCAACGCGGCGGGCACATCGAGTTTGCGGCACGTCTGGAGAAACTCACCGGCATCC encodes the following:
- a CDS encoding DUF559 domain-containing protein; this encodes MLQDESCFFLAVDFDGENWREDAGEFLQTCRKLDVPAALERSRSGNGAHIWFFFEEAIPASLARKLGSHVLTETMENRPEIGLASYDRLFPNQDTLPKGGFGNLIALPLQRQPRERGNSVFLDEQFQPHPDQWAFLASLPKLARSRVEALVREAESQGRILGVRKAVADEDHDDPWTAPPSRRRQEPPLAGPLPESLELVLADQIYIAKESLPPGLRNRLLRLAAFQNPEFYRAQAMRLPTYYKPRIVHCAEDHPKHFALPRGCLEEIEQLLRSLKIKAVLRDERCAGAPLKVSFQGTLRPDQQAAAEAMRAHDTGVLAATTAFGKTVLAAWLIARRGVNTLVLVHRQQLLEQWIERMSSFLGVPPKAIGRLGGGRKKLTGALDVALMQSLVRKGEVDDRVGAYGHLIVDECHHLSARSFELVARRAKAKFVTGLSATVTRKDGHHPIIFMQCGPVRHRVDARQQAVTRPFTHHVFVRPTGFRAPTPPAHDPCADFHNLYEALRKDESRNQMICADVRNVVREGRSPLVLTERTEHLQLLAERLSREIPNVITLQGGMGRPELQSALERLAQRPNGGPRVIVATGKFIGEGFDDPRLDTLFLALPVSWRGTIAQYVGRLHRLHEGKSAVRVYDYADLDVPMLARMFDRRCRGYEALGYTILLPASAVPGWPAEVPLPIDPQWKQDYAASVRRLVRDGVDVPLANLFVHAARSPAPDAEGADRARSASEAFLYRRLETLPETAGRFRLNVELPIPFDSRGRMEVDLFCAEAGVIIELDGAQHLADAEAYRRDRRKDALLQQHGYFVLRFLADDIGKRLDDILDTILAALVHRERDRIAY